CTGATGGTGTCTATCGTCATCGTCGCGCTGACACTCATACCCGTGGCGTTCCTGCCCAACAAGCCGCCGCCGGCCGGGCGGGCCGAAGCGAATGTCCCGGTATAGCCGCTAGACCTGACCGCCACCGTAATGCTCGCGGTCGGCGGCCGCCAGCAGCCAGGCGTACTGGTAGGCCGTCTCTTTCCAACGCTCGTACCGCCCGCTGATACCGCCGTGGCCCGCCGTCATCTGAGTCTTCAGCAACACCGGGCTACCGTTAGTGTTGCTATACCGAAGCGCCGCAACCCATTTGGCGGGCTCTACGTAATAGACCCGGGTGTCGTGCAGCGACGTCATCGCCAGGATGGCCGGATAGCTGCGCTCGGCAACGTTCTCGTACGGCGAATACGACTTCATGTAGTGGTAGACGTCGCTGTCGCTCAACGGGTTTCCCCACTCGTCCCATTCGGTGACGGTCAGCGGCAGCGACGGGTCCAGGATCGTCGTCAGCGGATCGACGAACGGCACCTGCGCGAGGATGCCCGCGAACAGGTCCGGAGCCATATTGGCCACCGCACCCATCAGCAATCCGCCGGCGCTACCGCCCAACGCCACCAACCGATCCGGGCGCGTCTGCCCGGTGTCGACGAGATGCTGCCCGACGGCGATGAAGTCGGTGAAGGAGTTCTTCTTGTCAAGCAGCTTGCCGTGCTCGTACCAGAGCCGGCCCATCTCGCCACCGCCCCGAACGTGGGCGACAGCGAAGACCATGCCGCGGTCGAGCAGCGACAGGCGAGCGATCGAGAACCGGGGGTCCTCGCAGATCTCGTAGGCGCCGTAGCCGTACACCAGTGCAGGAGCCGGTAATTCGATACCGGCGCGGTGCACGATCGAGATCGGGATCTTGGTTCCGTCGGCGGCCAGCGCCCATTCGCGGCGTTCGACGTAGTCCTCGGGGCGATAGTCGCCGAGCACCGGTTGCTCACGCAGCAGCGTGCGCTCGCCGGTCTCGAGATCGAGGTCGTAGATGCGCACCGGGATGACGAACGATCCCGCGCCGACCCGCAGCTTCGGCGAGTCCCAGTTGGGGTTGCCGCCCAGCCCGGCCGACATCAGTTCGGAGTCGAACGAGATCTCCTCGGGTTGCCCGTAGCCGTCATCGGCGATGGGCCACAGCTGAATTCGCGGTAGCGCCTCGCCACGGTAGCTGACCACCAGATGTCCGGCGAACGCGTCGACGCCGTCGAGTCGCACGTCGTCGCGATGCTCGATCAGCGTGCGTTGGTCGGTCGGGTCGCCGACCGGGGCGTCGACCAGCGTGAAGTTGACCGCATTCTCGTTGTGCAGGATCAGGAATCGGTCCCGCCCGCCGACGACCGCGTGCTCCACCGAGTATTCGATCCCGTCGCGGCGCGGTAGCACGGTGACGAACTCGGCGGTCGGGTCGGCGGCGTCGGCGTAGCGGACCTCGGAGGTGATCGCCGAACCCGACGCGATCAGCACGTACTTGTCGCTACGGGTCCGGCCGACGCCCAGCCAGTACTTCTCGTCCGCCTCGTGATAGACCTTCTCGGCCGGCAGACCGGATGCCAGCCGGTGTCGCCACACGGTGTCGGGGCGCCACGCCGCGTCGACGGTGATGTAGTAGACGGTCCGGTTGTCGGTGCCCCACGTCGCGCCCGCGCCGATGCCGACGATTTCGTCGGGGTACTGCTCGCCGGTGCGAAGGTTCCTGAACCGCAACGTGTATCGCTCGTCGCCGACCACGTCGACGGAGTACGCGAGCACGTTGCCGTCCGGACTGATGCTGGCCGCTCCCAGTGAGAAGAAGTCGTGTCCCTCGGCCTCGACGTTCTCGTCCAGCAGCACCTGTTCGCCCGGGATCTCCGTGTGCTCGTCGAGGACGGGCGGATTCCAGTCGTTCGGATCGGCCACCGCGCAACGGCATTGGACGCCGTACTGTTTACCCTCGAAGCTGCGGGCGTAGTACCACCAGTCGCCGCGCCGGACCGGAACAGAAAGATCCGTTTCCTTCGTGCGGGCCTTGATCTCATCGAAGATCTTCTGCCGCAACGGCTCTAGCGCAGCGGTGGCCTCATCGGCGTACTCGTTCTCCGCTTCCAGGTAACTGAGCACTTCGGGGCTGGACTTGTCTCGCAGCCACTCGTACGGGTCGACGAAGACGTCACCGTGAAACTCTCGCCGCGAGTCGACTCTCTTGGCGACTGGCGGCTCAACGCTGGCGGTCATGCGGCCGAACCGATCCAGTCGTCGAAGCTGAGACCGGAAATACGTTCGTAGGCCTCAATATAACGCGCTCTGGTGGCGTCGACGATGGCGTCCGGCAACGCGGGCGGCGGCTCCGAACCGTGTCGGTCCCAGCCCGACTCGGCGCCGAGTAGCCAGTTGCGGACGAACTGCTTGTCGAAGCTGTTCTGCACCTCGCCGGCCCGGTATTCGGCGGCGGGCCAGTACCGGGACGAGTCCGGGGTGAAGACCTCGTCGGCCAGGATGAGGTTGCCGTTGGCGTCCACCCCGAACTCGAATTTGGTGTCGGCGATGATGATTCCCTTGGTCAGCGCGTGATCTGCGGCCTGCACGTAGGTCTGTAATGTCCGGTCGCGCAGCTGGTTGGCCCGCACTCCGCCGACCAGTCCGATGACCTGTGGGAACGCGATGTTCTCATCGTGTTCTCCCAGTTCGGCTTTCGTGGCCGGGGTGAAGAGCGGCGTCGCGAATCTGCTGGCCTCGACGAGACCGGGCGGCAACGTGATGCCGCAGACCTTGCCGCTCGCCTGATAGTCCAGCAGGCCCGAGCCGGTCAAATAGCCGCGGGCGACGCATTCGACCGGCACCATCTCCAGTTGCTTCACCACCAGCGCGCGGCCCAGGACCTCGTCGGGGATGCGCTCGTCGTCCGGTGGGCCGGCGAGGTGGTTGGGCGCGTCGACGAGGCCGAAGAAGAACACGCTCATCGCGGTCAGGATGCGGCCCTTGTCGGGAATCAGGCTGTCGAGCACGTAATCGAATGCGGAGATCCGGTCCGTCGCGACGAACAACAGGTGGTCGTCGTCGATGCGGTACAGCTCGCGGACTTTGCCACTGGCCAAGTGCTGGTAGTCGGACAGAGCGGGACGCATCGGGACAGCCTAACTGTCAGCCGAACCGTGCCCGCAGAGCCGACCCTGTGCTGGGATCGGGGTATGAAATCGCGGTATGTCCCCTACGCCAATACC
The sequence above is a segment of the Candidatus Mycobacterium wuenschmannii genome. Coding sequences within it:
- a CDS encoding S9 family peptidase, which produces MTASVEPPVAKRVDSRREFHGDVFVDPYEWLRDKSSPEVLSYLEAENEYADEATAALEPLRQKIFDEIKARTKETDLSVPVRRGDWWYYARSFEGKQYGVQCRCAVADPNDWNPPVLDEHTEIPGEQVLLDENVEAEGHDFFSLGAASISPDGNVLAYSVDVVGDERYTLRFRNLRTGEQYPDEIVGIGAGATWGTDNRTVYYITVDAAWRPDTVWRHRLASGLPAEKVYHEADEKYWLGVGRTRSDKYVLIASGSAITSEVRYADAADPTAEFVTVLPRRDGIEYSVEHAVVGGRDRFLILHNENAVNFTLVDAPVGDPTDQRTLIEHRDDVRLDGVDAFAGHLVVSYRGEALPRIQLWPIADDGYGQPEEISFDSELMSAGLGGNPNWDSPKLRVGAGSFVIPVRIYDLDLETGERTLLREQPVLGDYRPEDYVERREWALAADGTKIPISIVHRAGIELPAPALVYGYGAYEICEDPRFSIARLSLLDRGMVFAVAHVRGGGEMGRLWYEHGKLLDKKNSFTDFIAVGQHLVDTGQTRPDRLVALGGSAGGLLMGAVANMAPDLFAGILAQVPFVDPLTTILDPSLPLTVTEWDEWGNPLSDSDVYHYMKSYSPYENVAERSYPAILAMTSLHDTRVYYVEPAKWVAALRYSNTNGSPVLLKTQMTAGHGGISGRYERWKETAYQYAWLLAAADREHYGGGQV
- a CDS encoding phosphoribosylaminoimidazolesuccinocarboxamide synthase, whose amino-acid sequence is MRPALSDYQHLASGKVRELYRIDDDHLLFVATDRISAFDYVLDSLIPDKGRILTAMSVFFFGLVDAPNHLAGPPDDERIPDEVLGRALVVKQLEMVPVECVARGYLTGSGLLDYQASGKVCGITLPPGLVEASRFATPLFTPATKAELGEHDENIAFPQVIGLVGGVRANQLRDRTLQTYVQAADHALTKGIIIADTKFEFGVDANGNLILADEVFTPDSSRYWPAAEYRAGEVQNSFDKQFVRNWLLGAESGWDRHGSEPPPALPDAIVDATRARYIEAYERISGLSFDDWIGSAA